A stretch of the Dioscorea cayenensis subsp. rotundata cultivar TDr96_F1 chromosome 4, TDr96_F1_v2_PseudoChromosome.rev07_lg8_w22 25.fasta, whole genome shotgun sequence genome encodes the following:
- the LOC120258301 gene encoding uncharacterized protein LOC120258301 isoform X1: protein MDPRSPATTTTIPLKSNDEKNLTYKEFQAIDRAIQREDFAFLQEYVKATSNGELRWVNLSKDPLLNVMIAYDSKDDILLKLIDMMTPKALKAKNKVGDTALHVAAAMDRKAVATALILKNDDLIHYRNKNWETPLLRAARFGSADTFDCLLSYGSDIFARNEDGSSVLHCNILGNNPDLALKIAQQYPKLMLSRNSKALTPLQLLVTIPEMFQSSLVMGHAESLIYAIIPLNSHNDSKKLGKKRDEEAPHKSTSSEHSKYWVEDDKDNAEDDKFLKESKAKSSKKFLKNCQRYVTGGAFQVRFYIILILKKLSKRVEKLEEQKTKHAQTMKLIAYLARDPDYWDFIQHGIFRQEIDDDDDSDDDDDIEYRTSDAPFDSSDERATISPQNEKIPSCCLEIKNLISKQTNLIKEQNNLFKEFKKESESKKEPEPTRWHDSPLIVGAKMGLHDYVEQILKACPQSVEIKDMDGTNILQVAIKHRYVKIVKIIAEMINGPNPVLPTWLLSDVDMKDNTILHYAAETTIKGEGLALQMRHEIKWFEMVKKLLPKDMEYSRNIKEKTAHELFDQNHAEMVKSGRDQLMEIGKTCSGLLAAVVFATSFNIPGGKDSDNNAKNNMTNTEGNHFSNESVGFKVFTQAYMIGLSLATCSLILFLSFLTSNYSPEAFRKSLPTRCILAGVSFFCALMALLVAFVCNAYLTIYGGGKPKAEDLLPLILELTGFPLLWAVVWFFGGFGSGFLDFILKKFRR from the exons ATGGACCCTAGATCACCAGCCACCACCACGACCATACCCCTAAAATCCAATGACGAAAAGAATCTCACATATAAAGAATTCCAAGCAATAGACCGTGCAATCCAAAGAGAAGACTTCGCATTCCTACAAGAATATGTGAAGGCTACTTCAAATGGTGAACTCCGGTGGGTAAACCTCTCCAAGGACCCGCTGCTTAACGTAATGATAGCTTATGACAGCAAGGATGATATCTTGCTCAAACTGATCGACATGATGACGCCCAAGGCCTTGAAGGCGAAAAACAAGGTCGGTGACACGGCCTTACACGTCGCAGCGGCCATGGATAGAAAGGCTGTGGCCACTGCCCTCATCCTGAAAAATGACGATCTCATCCATTACAGAAACAAGAATTGGGAGACACCCCTCTTAAGGGCCGCTCGTTTTGGTAGTGCCGACACTTTCGACTGCCTCTTAAGTTACGGCAGCGACATCTTTGCCAGAAATGAAGACGGGTCCAGTGTTCTTCACTGTAACATATTAGGCAATAAtccag ACTTGGCCTTAAAAATAGCACAACAATATCCAAAGTTGATGCTGAGTAGGAATAGTAAGGCATTGACCCCTTTACAACTTCTGGTCACCATTCCAGAAATGTTTCAAAGTAGTTTGGTGATGGGGCATGCGGAATCATTAATTTATGCAA TTATTCCATTAAATAGCCACAATGATTCAAAGAAACTtggaaaaaaaagagatgaagAGGCTCCTCACAAGTCCACAAGCTCCGAACATTCGAAATATTGG GTCGAGGATGATAAGGATAATGCAGAAGATGACAAATTTCTAAAAGAATCAAAGGCAAAGTCTAGCAAAAAATTCTTGAAGAACTGTCAACGCTATGTAACTGGGGGTGCCTTTCAAGTGCGCTTCTAcatcattttaattttgaaaaaat TGTCCAAAAGGGTAGAGAAGCTTGAAGAACAAAAGACGAAGCACGCACAAACCATGAAGCTTATTGCATACCTTGCAAGAGATCCGGATTACTGGGATTTCATCCAGCATGGAATATTCAGGCAAGAAattgatgacgatgatgatagtgacgatgatgatgatattgAGTACAGAACTTCAGATGCTCCATTTGATAGTTCAGATGAAAGAGCTACTATTAGTCCCCAAAATGAAAAGATTCCATCTTGTTGTTTAGAGATAAAGAATTTGATTTCAAAGCAAACGAATTTGATAAAAGAgcaaaataatttgtttaaagAATTCAAGAAGGAAAGCGAAAGTAAAAAGGAGCCTGAACCAACACGATGGCATGACTCACCTCTCATAGTTGGTGCCAAGATGGGGCTACATGATTATGTAGAACAAATTTTGAAG gCATGCCCGCAATCAGTTGAGATCAAAGACATGGACGGAACTAATATCCTACAAGTTGCCATTAAACACCGTTATGTGAAGATTGTGAAGATTATAGCTGAGATGATAAATGGACCTAATCCGGTGTTACCAACTTGGTTGTTGTCGGACGTTGACATGAAGGACAACACTATCCTGCATTATGCTGCTGAAACAACCATCAAAGGCGAAGGATTGGCACTGCAGATGCGGCACGAGATCAAATGGTTTGAG ATGGTGAAGAAGCTGCTCCCAAAGGATATGGAGTATAGCagaaacataaaagagaagacgGCTCATGAGCTGTTCGACCAGAACCACGCCGAGATGGTGAAGAGCGGAAGGGATCAGCTGATGGAAATAGGGAAGACATGTTCAGGTCTCCTTGCAGCAGTGGTGTTCGCCACTAGCTTCAACATTCCCGGAGGCAAAGACTCAGACAATAACGCAAAAAACAACATGACTAATACTGAAGGAAACCATTTCAGTAACGAGTCAGTGGGTTTCAAGGTGTTCACTCAGGCGTATATGATTGGGTTGTCCTTGGCGACTTGTTCTCTTATTCTCTTCTTATCTTTCCTGACGTCTAACTATAGCCCTGAAGCATTCAGGAAATCACTTCCGACCAGGTGTATATTGGCAGGTGTGTCCTTCTTCTGTGCCTTGATGGCTCTTCTGGTGGCTTTCGTATGCAATGCATACCTTACTATTTATGGAGGGGGGAAACCTAAGGCTGAGGACTTGCTACCACTCATCCTTGAGCTCACTGGCTTCCCATTGTTGTGGGCCGTTGTTTGGTTTTTTGGTGGCTTTGGCTCTGGATTTTTGGATTTCATTTTAAAGAAGTTCCGCCGATGA
- the LOC120258301 gene encoding uncharacterized protein LOC120258301 isoform X3 codes for MDPRSPATTTTIPLKSNDEKNLTYKEFQAIDRAIQREDFAFLQEYVKATSNGELRWVNLSKDPLLNVMIAYDSKDDILLKLIDMMTPKALKAKNKVGDTALHVAAAMDRKAVATALILKNDDLIHYRNKNWETPLLRAARFGSADTFDCLLSYGSDIFARNEDGSSVLHCNILGNNPDLALKIAQQYPKLMLSRNSKALTPLQLLVTIPEMFQSSLVMGHAESLIYAIIPLNSHNDSKKLGKKRDEEAPHKSTSSEHSKYWVEDDKDNAEDDKFLKESKAKSSKKFLKNCQRYVTGGAFQVRFYIILILKKLSKRVEKLEEQKTKHAQTMKLIAYLARDPDYWDFIQHGIFRQEIDDDDDSDDDDDIEYRTSDAPFDSSDERATISPQNEKIPSCCLEIKNLISKQTNLIKEQNNLFKEFKKESESKKEPEPTRWHDSPLIVGAKMGLHDYVEQILKMVKKLLPKDMEYSRNIKEKTAHELFDQNHAEMVKSGRDQLMEIGKTCSGLLAAVVFATSFNIPGGKDSDNNAKNNMTNTEGNHFSNESVGFKVFTQAYMIGLSLATCSLILFLSFLTSNYSPEAFRKSLPTRCILAGVSFFCALMALLVAFVCNAYLTIYGGGKPKAEDLLPLILELTGFPLLWAVVWFFGGFGSGFLDFILKKFRR; via the exons ATGGACCCTAGATCACCAGCCACCACCACGACCATACCCCTAAAATCCAATGACGAAAAGAATCTCACATATAAAGAATTCCAAGCAATAGACCGTGCAATCCAAAGAGAAGACTTCGCATTCCTACAAGAATATGTGAAGGCTACTTCAAATGGTGAACTCCGGTGGGTAAACCTCTCCAAGGACCCGCTGCTTAACGTAATGATAGCTTATGACAGCAAGGATGATATCTTGCTCAAACTGATCGACATGATGACGCCCAAGGCCTTGAAGGCGAAAAACAAGGTCGGTGACACGGCCTTACACGTCGCAGCGGCCATGGATAGAAAGGCTGTGGCCACTGCCCTCATCCTGAAAAATGACGATCTCATCCATTACAGAAACAAGAATTGGGAGACACCCCTCTTAAGGGCCGCTCGTTTTGGTAGTGCCGACACTTTCGACTGCCTCTTAAGTTACGGCAGCGACATCTTTGCCAGAAATGAAGACGGGTCCAGTGTTCTTCACTGTAACATATTAGGCAATAAtccag ACTTGGCCTTAAAAATAGCACAACAATATCCAAAGTTGATGCTGAGTAGGAATAGTAAGGCATTGACCCCTTTACAACTTCTGGTCACCATTCCAGAAATGTTTCAAAGTAGTTTGGTGATGGGGCATGCGGAATCATTAATTTATGCAA TTATTCCATTAAATAGCCACAATGATTCAAAGAAACTtggaaaaaaaagagatgaagAGGCTCCTCACAAGTCCACAAGCTCCGAACATTCGAAATATTGG GTCGAGGATGATAAGGATAATGCAGAAGATGACAAATTTCTAAAAGAATCAAAGGCAAAGTCTAGCAAAAAATTCTTGAAGAACTGTCAACGCTATGTAACTGGGGGTGCCTTTCAAGTGCGCTTCTAcatcattttaattttgaaaaaat TGTCCAAAAGGGTAGAGAAGCTTGAAGAACAAAAGACGAAGCACGCACAAACCATGAAGCTTATTGCATACCTTGCAAGAGATCCGGATTACTGGGATTTCATCCAGCATGGAATATTCAGGCAAGAAattgatgacgatgatgatagtgacgatgatgatgatattgAGTACAGAACTTCAGATGCTCCATTTGATAGTTCAGATGAAAGAGCTACTATTAGTCCCCAAAATGAAAAGATTCCATCTTGTTGTTTAGAGATAAAGAATTTGATTTCAAAGCAAACGAATTTGATAAAAGAgcaaaataatttgtttaaagAATTCAAGAAGGAAAGCGAAAGTAAAAAGGAGCCTGAACCAACACGATGGCATGACTCACCTCTCATAGTTGGTGCCAAGATGGGGCTACATGATTATGTAGAACAAATTTTGAAG ATGGTGAAGAAGCTGCTCCCAAAGGATATGGAGTATAGCagaaacataaaagagaagacgGCTCATGAGCTGTTCGACCAGAACCACGCCGAGATGGTGAAGAGCGGAAGGGATCAGCTGATGGAAATAGGGAAGACATGTTCAGGTCTCCTTGCAGCAGTGGTGTTCGCCACTAGCTTCAACATTCCCGGAGGCAAAGACTCAGACAATAACGCAAAAAACAACATGACTAATACTGAAGGAAACCATTTCAGTAACGAGTCAGTGGGTTTCAAGGTGTTCACTCAGGCGTATATGATTGGGTTGTCCTTGGCGACTTGTTCTCTTATTCTCTTCTTATCTTTCCTGACGTCTAACTATAGCCCTGAAGCATTCAGGAAATCACTTCCGACCAGGTGTATATTGGCAGGTGTGTCCTTCTTCTGTGCCTTGATGGCTCTTCTGGTGGCTTTCGTATGCAATGCATACCTTACTATTTATGGAGGGGGGAAACCTAAGGCTGAGGACTTGCTACCACTCATCCTTGAGCTCACTGGCTTCCCATTGTTGTGGGCCGTTGTTTGGTTTTTTGGTGGCTTTGGCTCTGGATTTTTGGATTTCATTTTAAAGAAGTTCCGCCGATGA
- the LOC120258301 gene encoding uncharacterized protein LOC120258301 isoform X2, whose amino-acid sequence MDPRSPATTTTIPLKSNDEKNLTYKEFQAIDRAIQREDFAFLQEYVKATSNGELRWVNLSKDPLLNVMIAYDSKDDILLKLIDMMTPKALKAKNKVGDTALHVAAAMDRKAVATALILKNDDLIHYRNKNWETPLLRAARFGSADTFDCLLSYGSDIFARNEDGSSVLHCNILGNNPVIPLNSHNDSKKLGKKRDEEAPHKSTSSEHSKYWVEDDKDNAEDDKFLKESKAKSSKKFLKNCQRYVTGGAFQVRFYIILILKKLSKRVEKLEEQKTKHAQTMKLIAYLARDPDYWDFIQHGIFRQEIDDDDDSDDDDDIEYRTSDAPFDSSDERATISPQNEKIPSCCLEIKNLISKQTNLIKEQNNLFKEFKKESESKKEPEPTRWHDSPLIVGAKMGLHDYVEQILKACPQSVEIKDMDGTNILQVAIKHRYVKIVKIIAEMINGPNPVLPTWLLSDVDMKDNTILHYAAETTIKGEGLALQMRHEIKWFEMVKKLLPKDMEYSRNIKEKTAHELFDQNHAEMVKSGRDQLMEIGKTCSGLLAAVVFATSFNIPGGKDSDNNAKNNMTNTEGNHFSNESVGFKVFTQAYMIGLSLATCSLILFLSFLTSNYSPEAFRKSLPTRCILAGVSFFCALMALLVAFVCNAYLTIYGGGKPKAEDLLPLILELTGFPLLWAVVWFFGGFGSGFLDFILKKFRR is encoded by the exons ATGGACCCTAGATCACCAGCCACCACCACGACCATACCCCTAAAATCCAATGACGAAAAGAATCTCACATATAAAGAATTCCAAGCAATAGACCGTGCAATCCAAAGAGAAGACTTCGCATTCCTACAAGAATATGTGAAGGCTACTTCAAATGGTGAACTCCGGTGGGTAAACCTCTCCAAGGACCCGCTGCTTAACGTAATGATAGCTTATGACAGCAAGGATGATATCTTGCTCAAACTGATCGACATGATGACGCCCAAGGCCTTGAAGGCGAAAAACAAGGTCGGTGACACGGCCTTACACGTCGCAGCGGCCATGGATAGAAAGGCTGTGGCCACTGCCCTCATCCTGAAAAATGACGATCTCATCCATTACAGAAACAAGAATTGGGAGACACCCCTCTTAAGGGCCGCTCGTTTTGGTAGTGCCGACACTTTCGACTGCCTCTTAAGTTACGGCAGCGACATCTTTGCCAGAAATGAAGACGGGTCCAGTGTTCTTCACTGTAACATATTAGGCAATAAtccag TTATTCCATTAAATAGCCACAATGATTCAAAGAAACTtggaaaaaaaagagatgaagAGGCTCCTCACAAGTCCACAAGCTCCGAACATTCGAAATATTGG GTCGAGGATGATAAGGATAATGCAGAAGATGACAAATTTCTAAAAGAATCAAAGGCAAAGTCTAGCAAAAAATTCTTGAAGAACTGTCAACGCTATGTAACTGGGGGTGCCTTTCAAGTGCGCTTCTAcatcattttaattttgaaaaaat TGTCCAAAAGGGTAGAGAAGCTTGAAGAACAAAAGACGAAGCACGCACAAACCATGAAGCTTATTGCATACCTTGCAAGAGATCCGGATTACTGGGATTTCATCCAGCATGGAATATTCAGGCAAGAAattgatgacgatgatgatagtgacgatgatgatgatattgAGTACAGAACTTCAGATGCTCCATTTGATAGTTCAGATGAAAGAGCTACTATTAGTCCCCAAAATGAAAAGATTCCATCTTGTTGTTTAGAGATAAAGAATTTGATTTCAAAGCAAACGAATTTGATAAAAGAgcaaaataatttgtttaaagAATTCAAGAAGGAAAGCGAAAGTAAAAAGGAGCCTGAACCAACACGATGGCATGACTCACCTCTCATAGTTGGTGCCAAGATGGGGCTACATGATTATGTAGAACAAATTTTGAAG gCATGCCCGCAATCAGTTGAGATCAAAGACATGGACGGAACTAATATCCTACAAGTTGCCATTAAACACCGTTATGTGAAGATTGTGAAGATTATAGCTGAGATGATAAATGGACCTAATCCGGTGTTACCAACTTGGTTGTTGTCGGACGTTGACATGAAGGACAACACTATCCTGCATTATGCTGCTGAAACAACCATCAAAGGCGAAGGATTGGCACTGCAGATGCGGCACGAGATCAAATGGTTTGAG ATGGTGAAGAAGCTGCTCCCAAAGGATATGGAGTATAGCagaaacataaaagagaagacgGCTCATGAGCTGTTCGACCAGAACCACGCCGAGATGGTGAAGAGCGGAAGGGATCAGCTGATGGAAATAGGGAAGACATGTTCAGGTCTCCTTGCAGCAGTGGTGTTCGCCACTAGCTTCAACATTCCCGGAGGCAAAGACTCAGACAATAACGCAAAAAACAACATGACTAATACTGAAGGAAACCATTTCAGTAACGAGTCAGTGGGTTTCAAGGTGTTCACTCAGGCGTATATGATTGGGTTGTCCTTGGCGACTTGTTCTCTTATTCTCTTCTTATCTTTCCTGACGTCTAACTATAGCCCTGAAGCATTCAGGAAATCACTTCCGACCAGGTGTATATTGGCAGGTGTGTCCTTCTTCTGTGCCTTGATGGCTCTTCTGGTGGCTTTCGTATGCAATGCATACCTTACTATTTATGGAGGGGGGAAACCTAAGGCTGAGGACTTGCTACCACTCATCCTTGAGCTCACTGGCTTCCCATTGTTGTGGGCCGTTGTTTGGTTTTTTGGTGGCTTTGGCTCTGGATTTTTGGATTTCATTTTAAAGAAGTTCCGCCGATGA
- the LOC120258160 gene encoding uncharacterized protein LOC120258160, with amino-acid sequence MEEYRKIKNAIRKGDLNDLSTYIDKPVNFSGDYLLHVLTASKKTDLVIKLVHMVNAKRLLEARNQLKDTALHVAAATGDLPAAREMILKNKELLSITNKLALEIAQQFSDLIFGRNFRAVTPLHLIATIPQAFRSATQLGFVESLIYACFPLNYESSSKIYSKGITEGDEEKQKMTVPNTTLKDGELLDDETTCCMIKARKLFHNIMEFPAVRWLRLFLIKILKKMFTMVEEIQEQKKNHACVLNLIAYLAKDDKYWDFLEKGKKPQAQGDEKIESIDGHELMDFPHDLATPKSDSIVPSNSQEKKEDENISKEKELVLLSPELEGLISKLSTTLEKIENQKEDETKEDLKPISRWNESPLTLGAKMGLHEFVEKILKVCPESAKSLDTDGRNVLQVAIQHGQVKIVNIIETMVRGSNPLLPSRLLWDIDPKTKNNILHFAAEEKKTVPGDPCALQMQLELGWFERVKKLIPKDLENSRNNNEKTAQELFTENHMQMVKNGKEQLTKMGKTCSVLVVAVMFASSFSIPGDKDSNHNPVFIHKTTFKVFSHAYWIGLSCAATALVLFLSLLTSSYREQDFRRSLPTKYFFANISFFLALVALLVAFSCNMYLSIYGGGASSYKGLGAFHL; translated from the exons ATGGAAGAATACCGAAAGATAAAGAATGCAATCCGGAAAGGAGACCTGAATGACCTCTCAACATACATAGACAAACCAGTTAACTTCTCAGGAGATTATCTCCTCCATGTACTCACTGCATCCAAGAAGACCGACCTTGTAATCAAATTAGTTCACATGGTGAACGCTAAGCGCCTGCTGGAAGCAAGAAACCAGTTAAAGGACACCGCCCTACATGTGGCAGCGGCGACTGGGGACCTCCCTGCTGCCAGAGAGATGATCTTGAAAAACAAGGAGCTCCTCAGTATCACAAACA AGCTTGCTTTGGAGATAGCACAACAGTTTTCAGATTTGATATTTGGAAGGAATTTCAGAGCAGTAACTCCTCTGCACCTGATTGCTACCATCCCACAAGCCTTCCGGAGTGCCACACAGTTGGGGTTTGTGGAATCACTTATCTACGCAT gttTCCCATTAAATTATGAGAGTTCATCTAAGATTTATTCAAAGGGAATTAcagaaggagatgaagagaaGCAAAAGATGACAGTTCCCAATACAACCTTG AAGGATGGTGAACTATTGGACGACGAAACTACGTGCTGTATGATAAAAGCTCGCAAACTATTTCATAACATAATGGAATTTCCGGCAG TTAGGTGGCTGAGATtatttctcataaaaatattgaagaaaa TGTTCACCATGGTTGAGGAGAttcaagaacaaaagaaaaaccatgCATGTGtcttgaatctaattgcgtatCTTGCAAAAGATGACAAATATTGGGATTTCCTtgaaaaggggaaaaaacctCAGGCTCAGGGTGATGAGAAGATTGAATCTATTGATGGTCATGAATTAATGGACTTTCCTCATGACTTAGCTACCCCAAAATCAGATTCAATTGTCCCATCAAATtcacaagaaaaaaaggagGATGAAAACATCTCCAAAGAAAAAGAGCTGGTGCTTCTTTCCCCTGAGCTAGAGGGTTTAATTAGTAAATTGTCCACAACTCTAGAAAAGATAGAAAATCAAAAAGAGGATGAAACTAAGGAAGATCTTAAGCCAATTAGTCGTTGGAATGAATCACCTCTGACTCTTGGTGCAAAGATGGGCCTTCATGAATTTGTGGAGAAAATCTTGAAGGTATGTCCAGAGTCAGCAAAGTCCTTGGACACAGATGGGAGAAATGTCCTCCAAGTTGCAATACAACATGGCCAAGTCAAGATTGTGAATATCATTGAGACAATGGTCCGCGGAAGCAATCCATTGTTACCTTCTAGATTGTTATGGGACATCGATCCgaaaacaaagaacaacatACTTCACTTTGCTGCAGAGGAGAAGAAAACTGTCCCTGGGGATCCTTGCGCCTTACAAATGCAGCTTGAACTTGGCTGGTTTGAG AGAGTGAAGAAACTAATACCGAAAGATTTAGAGAATAGtagaaataacaatgaaaaaacTGCGCAAGAGCTGTTTACTGAAAACCATATGCAGATGGTGAAGAACGGTAAGGAGCAGCTGACAAAGATGGGGAAGACATGCTCAGTGCTTGTGGTGGCTGTCATGTTTGCCTCTAGCTTCTCCATTCCCGGCGATAAGGACTCCAACCACAACCCGGTGTTTATCCACAAAACAACCTTCAAAGTTTTCTCTCATGCATATTGGATTGGTTTGTCATGTGCCGCAACTGCGCTtgttctcttcctctcattgtTGACATCGAGTTACAGAGAGCAAGACTTCCGGCGATCTCTTCCGACCAAGTACTTCTTTGCCAACATATCCTTCTTCTTGGCTTTGGTGGCTCTTTTAGTTGCTTTCTCATGCAATATGTACCTTAGTATTTACGGTGGGGGGGCAAGCTCATACAAAGGACTTGGTGCCTTTCATCTGTGA
- the LOC120258166 gene encoding ankyrin repeat domain-containing protein 20B-like: MAQRPVMSPQVNLSGDPLLNVMIAYGSKTELLLDLIKTMTAESLEAENMFGDTALHVAAANNRLAVATALIKKNPPLIEWRNKKLETPLLKAALSGSVATFRKLVKCDSNIFCRTISGENVLHYAILGNNPELALEIAQEFEHYPQLKYARNSQALTPLQLLVTIPQAFRNSLELGPAESFIYTLFKRVEELEILKKNHIQTMKLLEYLAKDGMYWDLFIFLIKELLKVTESVVEKRIREPTRWSESLHKVIKELLELTDSLAKEPIRAATRWTDSPLIVGAKMGLHDFVEQILKVHPQSARLKDSEGRNVLQVAIKHGHVKIVKLIAGMISGPNPTLPSWLLWDIEDDAMKNTILHYAAETTIKREGFALQMQHEIKWFEMVKKLLPKIW; encoded by the exons ATGGCACAGAGACCAGTGATGTCCCCTCAGGTAAACCTCTCTGGGGACCCACTCCTTAATGTAATGATAGCCTATGGCAGCAAGACTGAGCTGTTGCTCGACCTGATCAAGACGATGACGGCCGAGAGCTTGGAGGCGGAAAACATGTTTGGCGACACGGCGCTTCACGTTGCAGCGGCCAACAATAGATTGGCGGTGGCCACTGCCCTCATTAAGAAAAATCCCCCTCTCATTGAGTGGAGAAACAAGAAACTTGAGACACCACTCCTGAAGGCCGCTCTTTCTGGTAGTGTCGCTACTTTCCGCAAGCTGGTAAAATGTGACAGCAACATCTTCTGCAGAACTATATCCGGGGAAAATGTTCTTCACTATGCCATACTGGGCAATAATCCAG AACTCGCCTTAGAGATAGCACAAGAATTTGAACATTATCCACAATTGAAATATGCTAGGAATTCACAGGCATTGACCCCTTTACAACTTTTGGTCACTATTCCACAAGCATTTCGAAACAGTTTGGAGTTAGGACCGGCAGaatcatttatttatacat TGTTCAAAAGGGTAGAGGAGCTTGAGATACTAAAGAAAAATCATATACAAACCATGAAGCTTCTTGAATACCTTGCAAAAGATGGGATGTACTGGGATTTATTCA tttttttaattaaagaacttCTGAAAGTAACTGAGAGTGTAGTAGAGAAACGTATTAGAGAACCAACAAGATGGTCTGAATCACTTCACAAAGTGATTAAAGAACTTCTGGAGCTAACCGATAGCCTAGCAAAGGAACCAATAAGAGCAGCGACAAGATGGACCGATTCACCTCTCATAGTAGGTGCCAAGATGGGGCTACATGATTTTGTAGAACAAATTTTGAAG gTACATCCACAATCAGCTCGGCTCAAAGACTCAGAAGGGAGAAATGTCCTACAAGTTGCGATTAAACACGGGCATGTGAAGATTGTGAAGCTTATAGCTGGGATGATATCAGGACCTAATCCGACGTTGCCATCTTGGTTGCTGTGGGACATTGAAGATGACGCTATGAAAAACACTATCCTGCATTATGCTGCTGAAACAACCATCAAAAGAGAAGGGTTTGCACTGCAGATGCAGCACGAGATCAAATGGTTCGAG ATGGTGAAGAAACTGCTCCCAAAGATTTGGTGA